In Nicotiana tabacum cultivar K326 chromosome 21, ASM71507v2, whole genome shotgun sequence, one DNA window encodes the following:
- the LOC142175334 gene encoding uncharacterized protein LOC142175334, with amino-acid sequence MDPSADLNKYYIKGKFSIKKLYVATMPQYPKCHWKRITIDLKALPRHQFILLLAMHGKLPTVDRLRKWGLSIASDCVLYGKDIEETMGTSFLNVITRGICGAALLKWLGGRHQIGSWNAEIEWLTKRSSCRVRAYMLGFLFAVVIYRVWAERNQRRFQGKMISSLQRMKNIILELHIRG; translated from the coding sequence ATGGACCCCTCTGCTGATTTGAATAAATACTATATAAAAGGGAAGTTCAGCATTAAAAAGTTGTATGTTGCAACAATGCCCCAGTACCCTAAGTGTCATTGGAAAAGGATTACAATTGATTTAAAAGCATTACCAAGGCATCAATTCATTTTGTTGCTGGCTATGCATGGGAAGCTACCTACAGTGGATCGGCTAAGGAAGTGGGGACTATCAATAGCAAGTGACTGTGTGCTCTATGGGAAGGACATTGAGGAGACAATGGGCACCTCTTTTTTGAATGTGATTACTCGAGGAATATGTGGGGCAGCATTGTTAAAATGGCTGGGAGGAAGACATCAAATTGGTAGCTGGAATGCTGAGATTGAATGGTTAACGAAGAGAAGTTCATGCAGAGTTCGAGCTTACATGCTGGGATTCCTGTTTGCAGTTGTGATTTACCGTGTCTGGGCAGAGAGGAATCAACGAAGATTTCAAGGGAAGATGATATCAAGCCTTCAGAGAATGAAGAATATTATACTGGAGCTACACATACGAGGGTAA